A genomic region of Pyrus communis chromosome 14, drPyrComm1.1, whole genome shotgun sequence contains the following coding sequences:
- the LOC137715909 gene encoding small ribosomal subunit protein eS8-like has product MGISRDSMHKRRATGGKKKAWRKKRKYELGRQPANTKLSSNKTVRRIRVRGGNVKWRALRLDTGNFSWGSEAVTRKTRLLDVVYNASNNELVRTQTLVKSAIVQVDAAPFKQWYLQHYGVEIGRKKKTAAAAKKEAEDGEAPAAAPEEAKKSNHVARKLEKRQQTRTLDQHIEEQFGGGRLLACISSRPGQCGRCDGYILEGRELEFYMKKLQRKKGKGAAA; this is encoded by the exons ATGG GTATTTCTCGTGATTCCATGCACAAGAGACGTGCCACTGGAGGCAAGAAGAAGGCTTGGAGGAAGAAGCGAAA GTATGAGCTCGGAAGGCAACCTGCTAACACCAAGTTGTCAAGCAACAAGACAGTGAGGAGGATCAGGGTTCGAGGTGGGAATGTCAAGTGGCGTGCTCTGAGGCTCGACACTGGAAACTTCTCCTGGGGTAGTGAGGCCGTGACCCGCAAAACCCGTCTTCTTGATGTTGTGTACAATGCATCCAACAATGAGTTGGTCCGTACTCAAACTTTGGTGAAGAGTGCCATTGTTCAGGTTGATGCTGCACCATTCAAGCAGTGGTATCTCCAGCACTATGGAGTTGAAATTGGCCGCAAGAAGAAAACTGCGGCAGCTGCCAAGAAAGAAGCAGAG GATGGTGAAGCACCTGCTGCTGCTCCTGAGGAGGCAAAGAAGAGCAACCATGTAGCCAGAAAGCTGGAGAAGCGTCAACAGACTCGCACCTTGGACCAGCATATTGAGGAACAATTTGGCGGTGGTCGTCTGTTGGCTTGTATTTCATCACGACCCGGTCAGTGTGGCCGTTGTGATGG ATATATCTTGGAGGGCAGGGAGCTGGAGTTTTACATGAAGAAGCTCCAGAGGAAGAAGGGGAAGGGAGCTGCTGCTTAA
- the LOC137715449 gene encoding beta-1,2-xylosyltransferase-like has translation MNRRNLLLLKILLFLFALNSLSLLLYFTSNSRTLTPTQTQTHHFFSLSRLPLTDQNRLLPHRYLKPWPILPSYLPWSQTTQVPFRSCEAYFGNGFTTVVDLLKPKKDLSSNRMGWFRCWFSDTLRSSVCEGGGLRMYPEKIKMSRGGEVLEEVIGRGEKEELPEYEDGAFEIDGGDGVDGGGGQNLVTQELLDRYVPKGQIDQHTMRELIGSIRIVPSAEFQCNEWIEEPTLLVTRFEYANLFHTFTDWYSAYVASRVIGLPNRPHLVFVDGHCMTSLEETWKALFSSLRYAKNFSGPVCFRHAILSPLGYETPLFKGLSETINCHGASAPDLWQHPDDRKTARMSEFGEMIKASFGFPVHRHRFEKPTLAHNILFVRREDYLAHPRHRGKVESRLSNEQEVFDALQNWASNHKECKINLVNGLFAHMSMKEQVRAIQDASVIIGAHGAGLTHMVSAMPKTVILEIISSQYRRPHFALIAQWKGLEYHAINLDGSFASPPVVVDRLNGIIRSLGC, from the exons ATGAACAGAAGGAACTTGCTTCTGCTCAAGATCCTTCTGTTTCTATTTGCCCTaaactccctctctctcctcctctacTTCACTTCCAACTCCAGAACGCTTACTccaacccaaacccaaacccaccaCTTTTTCTCCCTCAGCCGCCTCCCCTTAACCGATCAGAACCGCCTCCTCCCGCACCGCTACTTGAAGCCATGGCCGATTTTACCCTCCTACCTCCCCTGGTCCCAGACAACCCAGGTCCCCTTTCGCTCCTGCGAGGCCTATTTCGGCAATGGCTTCACTACCGTGGTCGATCTCTTGAAACCCAAGAAAGATTTGAGCTCGAATCGCATGGGTTGGTTCAGGTGCTGGTTCAGTGATACCTTGAGGAGCTCAGTGTGCGAAGGAGGGGGGCTCCGGATGTACCCAGAAAAGATTAAGATGTCTAGGGGAGGTGAGGTTTTGGAGGAGGTGATTGGAAGAGGAGAAAAAGAGGAGCTGCCGGAGTATGAAGACGGTGCGTTTGAGATTGATGGAGGAGATGGGGTTGATGGAGGAGGGGGTCAGAATCTTGTGACCCAAGAACTTCTTGACCGGTATGTGCCTAAGGGTCAGATTGATCAGCACACTATGAGAGAACTGATTGGATCGATTCGGATTGTGCCCAGTGCAGAGTTTCAATGCAATGAG TGGATTGAGGAGCCAACACTTCTGGTGACACGCTTTGAGTATGCAAATCTTTTCCACACATTCACAGATTGGTATAGCGCTTATGTAGCTTCAAGAGTCATTGGCTTACCAAATCGACCTCATTTGGTCTTTGTAGATGGCCACTGTATG ACATCTTTGGAAGAAACATGGAAAGCATTATTTTCTAGCCTTCGATATGCTAAAAACTTTAGTGGTCCTGTATGTTTTCGTCATGCTATTCTCTCTCCTTTGGGGTATGAAACTCCACTTTTTAAGGGGTTGAGTGAAACTATAAATTGTCATGGTGCATCGGCACCTGATCTATGGCAACACCCTGATGACCGGAAAACAGCGCGAATGTCAGAGTTTGGAGAAATGATTAAAGCCTCTTTTGGATTTCCAGTACATAGACATCGTTTTGAGAAGCCAACTTTAGCTCATAACATTCTTTTTGTTCGACGTGAAGATTATCTAGCCCATCCACGCCACCGTGGTAAGGTTGAGTCAAGGCTAAGCAATGAACAAGAAGTGTTTGATGCCTTGCAGAACTGGGCATCTAATCACAAGGAATGCAAAATAAACCTTGTGAATGGATTGTTTGCACACATGTCGATGAAAGAGCAAGTCCGGGCCATTCAAGATGCTTCTGTTATTATTGGTGCTCATGGTGCAGGTCTTACACACATGGTATCCGCAATGCCAAAGACCGTGATTCTGGAGATTATTAGCAGTCAGTATAGACGCCCACATTTTGCATTAATTGCTCAGTGGAAAGGGTTGGAATATCATGCCATTAATCTCGACGGCTCATTTGCCAGTCCACCAGTTGTTGTTGACAGGCTTAACGGCATAATCAGAAGCCTTGGGTGCTaa
- the LOC137716357 gene encoding pirin-like protein produces MPENDISSVLKKPRLVVRNFLARPQHEGVGAIVRRSIGRFELKYFDPFLVLDEFSVTAPAGFPDHPHRGFETVTYMLQGAVTHEDFEGHKGTIGAGDLQWMTAGRGILHSEMPAAQGTQKGLQLWINLSSSQKMIEPKYQEILSKDIAEASKDGITVRVIAGEALGTKSPIYTRTPTMYLDFTLKPGAHLQQPIPTSWNAFVYVLEGEGTFGSPQSLPVTAHHLLLLGISGDGLETWNKSSKTLRFILVGGEPLGEPITQFGPFVMNSQEEIDQTIEDFENCVNGFEKARHWSSGDPLN; encoded by the exons ATGCCTGAGAATGATATTTCAAGTGTCCTGAAAAAACCTCGTCTTGTGGTGAGGAACTTCTTGGCCAGGCCTCAGCATGAAGGAGTTGGAGCCATTGTTAGACGGAGCATAGGGAG GTTCGAGCTGAAATACTTTGatcctttccttgttttggatGAGTTCTCAG TTACTGCTCCTGCTGGTTTTCCGGATCATCCACACAGAGGATTTGAGACAGTGACCTACATGTTGCAG GGAGCTGTGACACATGAAGATTTTGAAGGGCACAAAGGGACAATAGGAGCTGGTGACTTGCAATGGATGACCGCAGGAAGAGGTATCCTTCACTCAGAAATGCCTGCCGCCCAGGGAACCCAAAAGGGTTTACAATTATGGATAAACCTCTCCTCCTCGCAAAAAAT GATTGAGCCAAAGTACCAAGAAATACTGAGCAAAGACATTGCAGAGGCTTCAAAAGATGGGATCACAGTTAGGGTAATAGCTGGAGAAGCCTTGGGAACAAAGTCACCAATTTACACAAGGACCCCAACCATGTACTTGGACTTCACCCTGAAACCAGGAGCTCACTTGCAACAACCAATACCAACATCCTGGAATGCATTTGTCTACGTGTTGGAGGGGGAGGGTACTTTTGGAAGTCCACAATCTTTGCCTGTGACAGCCcaccaccttcttcttcttggaatTTCTGGGGATGGCCTGGAGACATGGAACAAGTCATCCAAAACCCTAAGATTTATCTTAGTTGGTGGTGAGCCTCTGGGGGAGCCTATTACGCAATTTGGACCCTTTGTGATGAACAGTCAAGAAGAGATTGATCAGACCATTGAGGATTTTGAAAATTGTGTCAATGGATTTGAGAAGGCTAGACATTGGAGTTCTGGAGATCCACTTAATTAA